The genomic stretch CTCCCCCGGGTGCTTCCGCCCGCCCGTCCCGGGCGGCAGAATGACGCCAGGGCGGCCGGACCGCGGTCCGGCCGCCCGCGCAAGCAGGGGAGAGGAGGTCGGTCGACCATGGCGGCTTCAGGCGGGAGCGCCGAGGCCAGGGCTGCGGCGCAGGCGGCGACGGAGGCCGTGCCGGAGTACGGCTTCTTCATCGGCGGGCGCTGGGAGGCGGCGGTCGAGACCATGCCGGTGAAGCACAAGTACACCGGCGAGACGCTGGCGCGGGTGGGCGTGGCCAGCCGGGAGGACGTCCGCCGCGCGGTCGACGCGGCCGAGCGAGCCTTCCGCGAGCAGCGGCCGAGCCCGCGCGAGCGGGCGGCCTGGCTTTTGCGGACGGCCGAGCTGATCGAGGCGCACCGCGAGGAGCTGGGCCGGCTCATCGCCCGCGAGGCGGGGAAGCCGCTGAAGGAGGCGCTGACCGAGGCGGGTCGGGCCGTCAACACCTTCACCGTGGCGGCGGAGGAAGCCAAGCGCATCGCCGGCGAGCTGGTCCCCATCGAGGCCGACCCGGGCTCCGAGGGGCGCTTCGCCTTCGCCATGCGCGTCCCCATCGGCGTGGTGGCGGCCATCAGCCCCTTCAACTTCCCGCTCAACCTGGTGGCGCACAAGGTGGCGCCCGCGCTGGCGGCGGGCGACACGGTGGTGCTCAAGCCGGCCAGCGCCACGCCGCTGACGGCCATCCGCCTGGTGGAGCTGCTGAGCGAGGCGGGCGTCCCCGCCGGCCGCATCAACCTGGTCACCGGTCCCGGCTCGCCGGTGGGCGACTACCTGGTGGCCGACCCGCGCCCGGCGCTGGTCACCTTCACCGGCAGCGCCGCCGTCGGCGAGCAGATCAAGGCGCGGAGCGGGCTCAAGCGGGTGACGCTGGAGCTGGGGAACAACTCGCCCAACATCGTCCACGGCGACGCCGACCTCGACCTGGCGGCCGACCGGCTGGCCCGCCAGGCCTTCCTGAGCGCGGGGCAGAAGTGCATCTCCGTGCAGCGGATCTACGTCCAGCGGCCGGTGCTGGAACCCTTCCTGGAGCGGCTCGAGCGCGTCACCGCCCAGCTGGTGGTGGGCGACCCGGAGGATCCGGCCACCGACGTGGGGCCGATGATCAGCGAGCGCGAGGCGGAGCGGGTGGAGGGCTGGATCCGCGAGGCGGTGGAGGCGGGCGCGCGCGTCCTGGCCGGCGGGCGCCGCCGGGGGGCGCTCCTGGAGCCCACCATCCTCCTCGACGTGACGCCGGAGATGAAGGTGGTCTGCATGGAGGCCTTCGCCCCCATCGTCACCGTCACGCCCTACGACACCCTGGACGAGGCGCTCCGCTACGCCAACGACACGCCCTACGGCCTGCAGGCGGGCATCTTCACGTCGAGCCTGGAGGTGGCCATGCGCGCCGCGCGCGAGCTGGAGTTCGGCGGCGTCATCGTCAACGACTCCTCGGCCTACCGCGCCGATCTGATGCCGTACGGCGGCGTCAAGGGCAGCGGCATCGGCCGCGAGGGGCCGCGCTACGCGATGCAGGAGATGACCGAGCTGCGCACGGTGGTCTTCCACCTGCCGAAGTGAGCCCCGGCGGGCGGCGGCGCCGCGGCGGCCGCGGAGCCGATCCGGGGCGCCGTGCGCCGCCGCCGCGGGGGCCGGGGGAGGGCGGGCCGCCCGCCCCTCAGCCGATCTCCAGGAGCAGCGAGAGGATGCGCGTCAGCGTGGCGAAGTCGGGCGCCTCCCAGGCGACGGAGCGGTCGCCGGTCCGCTCGGCTAGCGGCATCCAGCTGGCCACCGTGGCCATGTCCGTCTGCTGGAACTCCACCTCCAGGCGGTGGAGCGGCCGGCCGTCCGGCGCGGTGCGGAAGGGCGCCGGGCGGTAGGGGCGGTAGCGCCCGAGCTCGCCCAGGGCGCGGCGGACGGCCTCGCGGATGCGCTCCGCCGCCACGGCGGGCGGCAGCACCCGCGCCACCTCCCGGTCGAGGCCCCGCTTCACCACCACCGTCTCCACCGGATCGAGGAAGGCCTTCACCTGGTGCGCCAGCTTGTCGTCGCCGCTGACCACCGGGACCGGCACGCCGAACTCGCCGGCCAGGGCGGCGTTCAGCTCCGCCTCGGTGGCGCGGCGACCGTCCAGGAGGACGTGGTGGAAGCGGCGGCCGGACATGGTGTGGTCGAGGACCGCCGCCGCCGTACCGCCCATGGCGTGGTAGCCGATGAAGAGGGCCGCGTCCCAGCCCTCCTGGATGCCCTCCATCATGGCCAGCGGCTTGAGGCTGCCGCGGATCACCTCGGCGCGCGGGTCCAGCTCCTCCAGGATCAGGTTGAGCATGCCGTCGTGCGAGTCGTTGACCAGCACCTCCGTCGCCCCCGCGTCGAAGGCGCCGAGGACGGCGGCGTTGGCGTCGGCGGTCATCCAGCGGCGGGCCTGCTCGTAGTGGCGCGCGCCCGGCTCGACGTCGTGGTGCGAGGCGACGCCGGAGGCGCCCTCCATGTCGACGGAGACGAAGACCTTCACGCTCTCCTTCCTTTCCGCCCGTGGTCCGGCCCCGGGGAGGAGCGCCCGGCCGCCCGCGGCGGCGCGCGAGGAAGCCCTCCCGGCTCCGGCCCTCCCCTCTTCGACCGGCTCCCTCCCCGCCTCCTGCCCCCGCGCCCCACCGTCCCGCGCGCGACGGTGCCCCGCGCTCCCCGCCCGCACGGACGCCGCGCGCATGGAGCGATTTCCATGGACCGGCGCCGCTTCCGCCTGAGAGAATGGACTTGCACCCGGAGGCAAGGAGGTCTCTCGCATGCGCCGCCCGCTGGCGGGCCTCCCCGGCCGGAACCCGGCCCTCCTCGTTCTCGCCCTCGCCGCCCTCGTCGCGCTCTCCCCGGCGGCGGCCGGCTGCGCCCGCTCCGCGCCCCCCGAGGCCTCGGGCGGCGCGGGGAAGGCGGTGCCGAGCGGCCCCTCCCGGCCGGCCGGGGCGGCGGAGCCGGCGGAGACGGCGGCGCCCCCCGCCGGCGGCGCCACCTCCCCGGGGACGGGCGCCCCGGCGGCGACGCCGGGGGGGACGGGCGGCACGGGCGGCACGGGCGAGGTGCAGACCCCCGGGAGCGGCCCCGCAGGAGCCGCTCCGCCCGATGGCCCCTCCCCGGCCACGGGGACGACGCAGCCGCCCGCCGCGCCGCTCGACGGGACGCGGCTCAGCTGGTACTTCACGCCCGGACAGGCCGGCGAGGCGCCCTCCTTCGGCCGGCGCGAGCAGGCACTGGCCGACCGCTACGCCGCCATCTACCTCGGGCCCACCGACCGGCCCGTCGTCTACCTCACCTTCGACGAGGGCTACGAGGCGGGCACCACCCCCGCCATCCTCGACACGCTCAAGGCCCACGGCGTCCGCGCCGCCTTCTTCATCACCGGCTCCTACCTGGAGCGGGAGCCGGAGCTGGTGGCGCGCATGCTGCGCGAGGGCCACGTGGTGGGCAACCATACGCTGAGCCACCCCAGCCTGCCGGCGCTCGCCGACGAGGAGGCGGCGGCGGAGATCCGCGGCCTGGAGACGGCCTTCCGCCAGCGCTTCGGGCAGAGGATGCGCTTCCTGCGGCCGCCCATGGGCGAGTTCAGCGAGCGGACGCTGGCCGTGGCGCGGCAGCTGGGCTACCGGGCGGTCTTCTGGAGCTTCGCCTACCGCGACTGGGAGACGGACCGCCAGCCCACGCCCGAGGAAGCCTTCCGCACGGTCACCTCCGCCGTCCACCCCGGCGCCGTCCTCCTCCTCCACGCGGTCTCCAGCGCCAACGCCCAGGCGCTGGACCGCATCCTGAGCGAGCTGGAGGCCCGCGGCTACACCTTCGGCAGCCTGGAGGAGCTCTGAGGCGGAGCGCGGGCGGCTGAGCCCGCGCCGCCCGCCGCCTTTCCGCCGGCCGGGCCGGCCGTGGCGCCGGCCGGCCGCCGCCTAGCGCCGCCCGAAGATGGAGAGCGGCAGGTAGGCCGAGACCACCCAGTTGGGCTGGTCGACCACCTCGGAGATCTTCAGGTCGACGGTGACGCTGGCGAGGACGTAGGCGTCGACGGGCTCGATCCGGTATTCGCGCGCGACGTGGTCGACCATGGCGCGCACCGCTTCCTTGGCCGCCTCCATCAGGTCGGGGCCGACGCCGGTGGTGACGAAGTAGCGCTCGTCGGGCGCGCGCAGCGGTGCCGAGACCTCGAACTGCGGGCCGGGGATGCGGCGCCCCTTGTGCAGGCGGAAGCGGAAGGCGCCCACCAGCGGCCCCTCCATGGCCGAGACGCAGACCTCGCCGTCGCCCTGGGCGTTGTGCGGGTCGCCCACGCTGAAGAGGGCGCCCGGCACCTGCACCGGCAGGTAGAGACGGCTGCCCACGGTCAGGTCGCGGATGTCCAGGTTCCCGCCGAAGTGGCCCGGCGGCATGATGGGCAGCGGCTCGGCGGTGTCGGGCGAGACGCCCATGGTGCCGCAGAAGGGCCTGAGCGGGATCTCCGCCACGTCCAGGAAGCGCGCGCTCCGCCCGTTGCTCGTATCCCAGATGTAGAGGTGCGCCTCCTGGAAGTCCTCGGCCAGGAGGCCGAAGCCGGGGATCGTCCCCGTCCAGGCCCAGCCCCGCGTATGCAGGTCCAGCACCTCGATCTCCAGCGTGTCGCCCGGCTCGGCGCCGCGGACGGCCAGCGGCCCGGCCAGCGCGTAGACGCGATCCCAGTCGAGCCTCCCCAGCACCTCGGCGGTGGAGTCGGGGCCGATCTGCCCGTCGGTCACGTCGCGCAGGTCGTAGACCACCACGTCGCCGGGATCGATGGTCAGCACCGGCTCCAGCCTCTTGTCCCAGCGGAAGTGGACGCGGTCGGGAAAGTAGCGTCTCGCCACGGGGCGATTCCTCCTCGGAAACGGCGCGCCAGGCTCGCCTGCGGCCGGTTTCCGGCCCTATTGGCGCGCGCCGCCCGAACTCCTGCCGGCCGCCGCGCGGTTTGGGGCGCGGGCCGTGGCGCGGTAGACTGGCGGGCGTACGCGAGCGCTCGCGGGGGAGGACCCGCGGGCGTCGGGAGGTGAGGCTTCCGGTGCACGGTCTGGACGGGGCGATCCTCCTGGCCGTCCACGGCCTGGCGGGCCGCTCCGCGCTGCTGGACGCGGCAGGAAGCTGGCTGGGCCAGTACGGTCCGGTCCTCTACGCGCCGCTCCTGCTCGTCGCCTGGTTCGCCTATCCGCTCGCCGGGGCGGAGGAGACGGCGCGCCGCCGCCGCCTGCTCCTGGCGGCGGCCGCGGGGGCGCTGGCGCTTGTGCTGAACGTGGTCGTGGGGGCTGCCTGGTACCGGCCGCGCCCCTTCGTGGTGGCACCGGCGCTGATCCACCCGCTGGTCCGCCACGCGGCAGACAGCTCCTTCCCCAGCGACCACGCCTCGCTCAGCTTCGCCGTGGCGCTGGCGCTCTACGCCCTGCCCGCGCGGCCGCGCGGCCTGGCGCCGCTGGCCCTGGCGCTGGCCGTCCTGATCGGTCTGGCGCGGCTCTTCCTGGGCGTCCACTGGCCCAGCGACATCCTCGGCAGCCTGGGCGTGGCGCTCGTCAGCGCGGTGGCGGTGCGCGGCCTGGAGCCGGCGCTCGCGGCCCCGGCCGACTTCGTCGCCCGGCGGCTGCCGCCGCGGCCGGCGGGGCCATAAGGCGAGGCGAGGCGGGCTCGCACTGGGGTCTCGCACCGGCGTCCCGCGCGCGACCCTTCCGGAAGGCGGTGCACGAAGCGCCATCATGATGGCGGTTCTGCCAGCATGCTGGCAAAGCCGGAACCGCCTCCCGGGAGGACCCCCGCCGCGCCCGCGAGAGGCGCGGCGCCGCCGACTCTGCCCGACATGAGGAGGAAGGCCGTTTGATCCGAAGCATCGCAGAGCGGACCCGGCTGGCCAACGGCATCGAGATGCCCTGGCTCGGCCTGGGCGTCTACCGGGCCGAGGAAGGCCCGGAGGTGGAAGAGGCGGTGCGCGTGGCGCTGGAGCTAGGCTACCGCGCCGTCGACACCGCCTCCATGTACCGCAACGAGAGCGGGGTGGGCCGGGCGCTGCACGCCTCGGGCCTCCCGCGCGAGGAAGTCTTCCTGACGACCAAGGTCTGGAACTCGGAGCAGGGCTACGACTCCACGCTGCGCGCCTTCGAGGCGAGCCTCAAACGCCTCGGCGTCGACTACGTCGACCTCTACCTGATCCACTGGCCCGTCCCGGGCCGCTACAAGGAGACCTGGCGCGCCCTGGAGCGCCTCTACCGGGAGGGGCGGGCGCGGGCGATCGGCGTCTCGAACTTCCAGATCCACCACCTGGAGGATCTCCTCGCCGGCGCCGAAGTGGCGCCCATGGTCAACCAGGTGGAGTGCCACCCGCGCCTCCAGCAGCGCGAGCTGCTGGACTTCTGCCGCGCGCACGCCATCCAGCTGGAGGCCTGGGCGCCGCTGATGCGCGGCCGGCTCTCCGACGAGCCGACCCTCCGCCGCATCGCCGCCGCCCGCGGTAAGACGCCGGCGCAGGTGATGCTGCGCTGGAACCTGCAGCGCGGTGTCGTCGTCATCCCCAAGTCGGTCCGCCGCGAGCGGATCGAGGAGAACGCCGGCATCTTCGACTTCGAGCTCTCGGAGCAGGAGATGGAGGCGCTGGCCTCCCTGGAGCGCGGCGAGCGGATCGGACCCGACCCGGACCACGTGG from Bacillota bacterium encodes the following:
- a CDS encoding aldehyde dehydrogenase family protein; the encoded protein is MAASGGSAEARAAAQAATEAVPEYGFFIGGRWEAAVETMPVKHKYTGETLARVGVASREDVRRAVDAAERAFREQRPSPRERAAWLLRTAELIEAHREELGRLIAREAGKPLKEALTEAGRAVNTFTVAAEEAKRIAGELVPIEADPGSEGRFAFAMRVPIGVVAAISPFNFPLNLVAHKVAPALAAGDTVVLKPASATPLTAIRLVELLSEAGVPAGRINLVTGPGSPVGDYLVADPRPALVTFTGSAAVGEQIKARSGLKRVTLELGNNSPNIVHGDADLDLAADRLARQAFLSAGQKCISVQRIYVQRPVLEPFLERLERVTAQLVVGDPEDPATDVGPMISEREAERVEGWIREAVEAGARVLAGGRRRGALLEPTILLDVTPEMKVVCMEAFAPIVTVTPYDTLDEALRYANDTPYGLQAGIFTSSLEVAMRAARELEFGGVIVNDSSAYRADLMPYGGVKGSGIGREGPRYAMQEMTELRTVVFHLPK
- a CDS encoding M55 family metallopeptidase, with the protein product MKVFVSVDMEGASGVASHHDVEPGARHYEQARRWMTADANAAVLGAFDAGATEVLVNDSHDGMLNLILEELDPRAEVIRGSLKPLAMMEGIQEGWDAALFIGYHAMGGTAAAVLDHTMSGRRFHHVLLDGRRATEAELNAALAGEFGVPVPVVSGDDKLAHQVKAFLDPVETVVVKRGLDREVARVLPPAVAAERIREAVRRALGELGRYRPYRPAPFRTAPDGRPLHRLEVEFQQTDMATVASWMPLAERTGDRSVAWEAPDFATLTRILSLLLEIG
- a CDS encoding polysaccharide deacetylase family protein yields the protein MRRPLAGLPGRNPALLVLALAALVALSPAAAGCARSAPPEASGGAGKAVPSGPSRPAGAAEPAETAAPPAGGATSPGTGAPAATPGGTGGTGGTGEVQTPGSGPAGAAPPDGPSPATGTTQPPAAPLDGTRLSWYFTPGQAGEAPSFGRREQALADRYAAIYLGPTDRPVVYLTFDEGYEAGTTPAILDTLKAHGVRAAFFITGSYLEREPELVARMLREGHVVGNHTLSHPSLPALADEEAAAEIRGLETAFRQRFGQRMRFLRPPMGEFSERTLAVARQLGYRAVFWSFAYRDWETDRQPTPEEAFRTVTSAVHPGAVLLLHAVSSANAQALDRILSELEARGYTFGSLEEL
- a CDS encoding acetamidase/formamidase family protein; this encodes MARRYFPDRVHFRWDKRLEPVLTIDPGDVVVYDLRDVTDGQIGPDSTAEVLGRLDWDRVYALAGPLAVRGAEPGDTLEIEVLDLHTRGWAWTGTIPGFGLLAEDFQEAHLYIWDTSNGRSARFLDVAEIPLRPFCGTMGVSPDTAEPLPIMPPGHFGGNLDIRDLTVGSRLYLPVQVPGALFSVGDPHNAQGDGEVCVSAMEGPLVGAFRFRLHKGRRIPGPQFEVSAPLRAPDERYFVTTGVGPDLMEAAKEAVRAMVDHVAREYRIEPVDAYVLASVTVDLKISEVVDQPNWVVSAYLPLSIFGRR
- a CDS encoding phosphatase PAP2 family protein produces the protein MHGLDGAILLAVHGLAGRSALLDAAGSWLGQYGPVLYAPLLLVAWFAYPLAGAEETARRRRLLLAAAAGALALVLNVVVGAAWYRPRPFVVAPALIHPLVRHAADSSFPSDHASLSFAVALALYALPARPRGLAPLALALAVLIGLARLFLGVHWPSDILGSLGVALVSAVAVRGLEPALAAPADFVARRLPPRPAGP
- a CDS encoding aldo/keto reductase; this translates as MPWLGLGVYRAEEGPEVEEAVRVALELGYRAVDTASMYRNESGVGRALHASGLPREEVFLTTKVWNSEQGYDSTLRAFEASLKRLGVDYVDLYLIHWPVPGRYKETWRALERLYREGRARAIGVSNFQIHHLEDLLAGAEVAPMVNQVECHPRLQQRELLDFCRAHAIQLEAWAPLMRGRLSDEPTLRRIAAARGKTPAQVMLRWNLQRGVVVIPKSVRRERIEENAGIFDFELSEQEMEALASLERGERIGPDPDHVDF